The Pseudomonas kermanshahensis genome includes a window with the following:
- the apaG gene encoding Co2+/Mg2+ efflux protein ApaG gives MSDPRYQIDVSVVTRYLKEQSDPENSRFAFAYTITVQNNGSVTAKLLSRHWLITNGDGEVEEVRGAGVVGQQPNIDPGQSHTYSSGAVISTRVGTMQGSYQMFAEDGKRFDAEIAPFRLAVPGALH, from the coding sequence ATGTCCGATCCCCGTTACCAGATCGACGTCAGCGTCGTGACCCGTTACCTCAAAGAACAATCCGACCCCGAAAACAGTCGTTTCGCTTTCGCCTACACCATCACCGTGCAAAACAACGGTTCTGTCACAGCCAAGTTGCTGTCCCGGCACTGGCTGATCACCAACGGTGACGGTGAAGTCGAAGAAGTGCGCGGCGCCGGCGTGGTCGGCCAGCAACCTAACATCGACCCGGGCCAGAGCCACACCTACAGCAGCGGCGCGGTCATCAGCACCCGCGTGGGCACCATGCAGGGCAGCTACCAGATGTTCGCCGAAGACGGTAAACGCTTCGACGCCGAAATCGCGCCCTTCCGCCTGGCGGTACCCGGGGCCCTGCACTGA